A window of Synechococcus sp. MU1643 contains these coding sequences:
- a CDS encoding glycosyltransferase family 4 protein, giving the protein MNILFVHQNFPAQFKFLAPELVRQGHKVYALTLREGLENSFMGVKVISYQPLSGSSKSIHPWISDFETKVIRAESCLRSALDLKEAGFTPDLIIAHHGWGEPLFLKEVWPSVKLALYCEFFYNTFGFDFGFDNEFPNNSIDDICRLRLKNLNNFMHFEVADAGISPTKFQASTFPAPFRSKISVVHDGIDTARISPNQNIQLTLNNNLVLTRKDEVITFVNRNLEPYRGYHIFMRSLPRILRERPSARVLIVGGDDVSYGRKPVAGQSWKTIFINEVRPSIPEQDWLRVHFLGSIPYQHFIGLLQLSSVHIYLTYPFVLSWSLLEAMSAGCSIVGSNTDPVKEVIMHNYNGLLVDFFDSDALASEVCYLLENPIKRKELSTNARNFAIEHFDVKSKCLPEQIDWVNQLLDS; this is encoded by the coding sequence ATGAATATTCTCTTTGTTCACCAAAACTTCCCTGCACAATTCAAGTTCCTAGCTCCTGAATTGGTCCGGCAAGGGCATAAGGTATATGCTCTTACCCTTCGTGAAGGCCTTGAAAATAGCTTTATGGGAGTCAAGGTAATTTCCTATCAACCCTTAAGTGGTAGTTCAAAAAGTATTCATCCTTGGATATCTGATTTTGAGACCAAGGTCATTAGAGCAGAATCGTGCTTACGTTCTGCTCTTGACCTCAAGGAAGCTGGTTTTACACCCGATTTAATTATTGCTCACCATGGATGGGGAGAACCTCTTTTTCTCAAGGAAGTTTGGCCTTCTGTAAAACTTGCTCTTTATTGCGAGTTTTTTTATAATACTTTTGGCTTCGATTTTGGTTTTGATAATGAGTTTCCAAATAATTCAATTGATGATATCTGCCGATTGCGACTAAAAAATCTTAATAATTTTATGCATTTTGAAGTAGCAGATGCTGGTATATCTCCTACTAAATTCCAAGCATCTACTTTTCCTGCCCCTTTCCGTTCTAAGATATCTGTCGTTCATGATGGTATAGATACTGCTCGTATTTCCCCCAATCAAAATATCCAATTAACTCTCAATAATAATCTTGTTCTCACCAGAAAGGACGAAGTTATCACTTTTGTCAATCGTAATCTTGAGCCCTATCGTGGTTATCATATCTTTATGCGCTCCTTGCCACGTATTTTGCGCGAACGTCCTTCAGCACGTGTTCTTATCGTTGGTGGTGATGATGTTAGTTATGGTCGCAAACCTGTTGCTGGTCAATCTTGGAAAACCATCTTTATAAATGAAGTTCGCCCTTCAATTCCTGAGCAAGACTGGCTGCGTGTTCACTTTCTTGGCTCAATTCCCTACCAGCATTTTATTGGCCTTTTACAACTGTCCTCTGTCCATATTTATCTTACATATCCGTTCGTATTGTCTTGGAGTCTCCTTGAGGCAATGAGTGCCGGTTGTTCAATCGTTGGGAGTAATACTGATCCCGTCAAAGAAGTCATAATGCATAACTATAATGGCTTGCTCGTCGACTTCTTTGACAGCGATGCACTTGCTTCTGAAGTATGCTACTTATTAGAAAATCCGATTAAAAGAAAGGAGCTTTCAACGAATGCTCGAAATTTCGCTATTGAACACTTTGATGTTAAGAGCAAATGTTTGCCTGAACAAATTGACTGGGTTAATCAGCTGTTAGACAGTTAG
- a CDS encoding DUF6447 family protein, giving the protein MTIVNINGEEYNTEEMNEEAKANVISLQFVQAELRRLEAQIAVYKTAEKTYALSLKQLIENN; this is encoded by the coding sequence ATGACAATTGTCAACATTAACGGAGAAGAATACAACACCGAAGAAATGAATGAAGAGGCAAAGGCGAATGTAATCAGCCTGCAATTTGTTCAAGCCGAATTGAGGAGACTTGAAGCGCAAATCGCTGTATACAAAACGGCTGAAAAAACATATGCCCTCTCCCTAAAGCAATTAATAGAAAACAATTGA
- a CDS encoding class I SAM-dependent methyltransferase encodes MIDKLKPEYIVELGTHYGVSFFSFCEAAETLATNTFTYAIDTWEGDSQAGYYNNEVYERVYEHFNSRHKTRGRLIRSTFDEAAEHFENNTIDIVHIDGLHTYEAVSHDYNKWKSKLKEGGTMMFHDWNVREKDFGVWKLWEEIKSKGEFHCIEITNGHGLAIATKTIQKPIWHDELIEILPVLKAKGCLLDELRRTKEKLAIANLRNEGQKKREEQLNLHTSELTKQIKEKEKVLNIYKKGLAYRILRKVKSILKKRVG; translated from the coding sequence TTGATTGATAAGCTCAAGCCAGAATATATAGTTGAATTGGGAACACACTATGGTGTATCTTTTTTCAGTTTTTGCGAAGCAGCTGAAACGCTAGCTACAAACACATTTACATATGCAATTGACACATGGGAGGGAGATAGTCAAGCCGGATACTACAATAATGAAGTATATGAAAGAGTATACGAGCACTTTAACTCAAGACATAAGACACGGGGCAGGCTAATACGATCAACATTTGACGAAGCCGCAGAACATTTCGAGAACAATACTATTGACATAGTACATATAGACGGCCTACATACATATGAAGCGGTAAGTCATGATTACAACAAATGGAAGAGTAAGTTAAAAGAAGGAGGAACGATGATGTTTCACGACTGGAATGTCAGAGAGAAGGATTTTGGAGTATGGAAATTATGGGAGGAAATAAAATCTAAAGGGGAATTTCACTGTATTGAAATAACCAACGGACATGGATTAGCAATAGCCACAAAGACAATTCAAAAACCAATATGGCATGATGAATTAATAGAGATATTACCTGTGCTGAAGGCTAAAGGGTGCCTACTTGATGAACTACGAAGAACAAAAGAGAAATTAGCCATAGCAAATCTAAGAAACGAAGGGCAGAAAAAAAGAGAAGAACAACTAAACTTACATACATCAGAACTTACTAAACAAATAAAAGAAAAAGAAAAGGTATTAAACATATACAAAAAGGGGTTAGCATATAGAATTCTAAGAAAAGTGAAAAGTATATTAAAGAAAAGAGTCGGCTGA